A stretch of DNA from Triticum dicoccoides isolate Atlit2015 ecotype Zavitan chromosome 2A, WEW_v2.0, whole genome shotgun sequence:
CCATACAAAATACGAAATTGATAatactagaaaaaaataaggatcgTGTGGATTCGTAATGGGGTTATAGAATTCTTTTTACGAGGAAGGGGTTATAGAGTTTATACTCGTGTTCACTGTGCAGGCGGAGGTAGGTGAAATCTTCCGCAGTTGTAAAACTGTAGTACATAGAGCATGTACTGATGGAGACTAATAGGAAAGCAAATGAAATAAATGTTGAAGGCTTTGTACTGTGGTAGTGTTTCTGTTGAGATTCAAATGCCTGCGGTGTTATTGTTGAATTTCGGGTTTTAGTTTTTGTGATTTCTTCGTTCTCAGCAAACGTGGCAGAAAAATACTGTCTGGATTTCATTTTCCTTTTATTTCTTTATTCTTTAATCTTGTGTTTTTGGTTTAGCAGATTCGAGGTGCTTGTAGAAACTAGATCCAGTTGTAGGCGTTTTGGTGTAGATGCTGGTCAGGAAGAACTGTTGACCGGCGCAGGTTAGTGTAAGCCACTAAATGCCGGGTCAAATATACATGAATGATTTCTTGATATGCTTCACTTTTATGTGAGGGCACATTTGACACTCTTCCATTTCTGAGATTTCATTTACAAAAAAGAGAGGTTGAAGTAAGTAAATATATGCACCTACAAATTAAAGCCGGTTACATAGTTGCATAACACTAGCAAGCTGAAGCAAGGTTCTTCTTCTTCCGAATAACATTATATATCAGTTGCCTCAGTTCAAGGATGACGCAACGAAACCTGCTCGTCAGGTTCAGCAACTACTCAAACTTTCCATGGAGATCAGGTCCTTCGCAAAGCAAGGTCAGTCGTTGCACCGTGCCGACCCGAGCAGCTCGTGAATCTCCCGGCTAAGCTCACTCTACCGACCGCAGCAAAACGGAGGAGAATCTACACACCCCAAACCGGAATCCCCAAGCATGAGTGATCATGCCTTCTTGGCCACGGCGAAGCCGGTGATGAACTCCCTGACCTCGCCGCTAGCCCGGTCCAGCGCCGTCCTCCCGTCGGCATCCTTGACGTCGTACTTGGCGCCGGCCTTGAGCAGCTCCTCGATCTTGGGCAAGTCGCCCTCGGAGGCGGCCAGAATCAGCAGGATGTCCACCGGGTGGATGCTCTGGTTCAGCAGCGCCTCCATCTTGTCGTAGGTGCCCTCCACCGCCAGCATCCCCATGTAGTTGAAGTACTGCCGCCCATTCTTGTCAGATGCCGAGCGCATGCAGGCAGCAATGGAGATTCAGAGGCAGCTCAGGGAACGGGCTCTCACCTGCTCGACGTCGTCGCGGTCGAAGTCGTCCCTCGCCTGGCTGCCGTAGATGCCGGCGCCCTCAGCGTCCTTGTTCCCGAACTTGAAGAACCTCACTCTGCcgctctccctcgccggcgccaCCTTGCTCAACAGCGACGGCCGCAGCCACGCTGCGCCGCCGCCCAGCTGCGGGGTCCTCAGCACTCCCCCCACCGCCCGCGGCGACCTCCACCCGGAAGACGAGGACGCCGCCTTGGTCGCGAGCTGGATGGTGCACGGGATGGAGGCCATGGCGCTTTGCGGCTTGTTGGAGCGCGAGCAGGTCTGGGAGCGAGAGGTGGAGAATGGCAGAGATATATGCAAGGGAAAGGATAAGCAGCACCGAACTGTTTGGTGTGTACTTTGGCTGTGTGTGAAGACTGAAGAGCTTAGCCTGAACTTTCTGAATCTTTTGCCTGCCTTCCTGTTTGGAGATATATTGGACACTAGAGATATTCCGAAAGTGCACTAGATATATTGGAGCCGTGCTATGTCTTGTACCGTTGGACAACACGGAAGAGATTGAGAGCAAGTACAATAaagttgagtcagcgggctataagaaataaactagtatatttgtgcttagttggaggaaagagaagaggagagaaaaggtaagcgggctcttcgtgaagagccagctctagcacgcgcTCCTAGGCACTTTATGAGAATGAAAAGTGGGTCACATAACAAAAAAATAGTATGCTTTTttcatctactattgtacatgttggctataaatGGACTATATATGACAtgacactggcttatagccagcagctggctatactattaaccatgctctgacAGAATGGGGCTTTAGAAGTTTGTGAGAGTTAATGTGAAATTTGTACTGGTGTGAACATCTCTGGTTTTTGGGTCGTTTTGTTTGTAAGGCACCTGATATCATCTTTTGAGCAGCTAACCTATCCCCTTTGTACCCCAGAATTTGAGGGACTCTGATTCGAAGGATTTTCAACGAAATTTTGGAGAATTCCAATACATAGTTTTTTTCCTATTGAGATTGTCTGGTTCTTAGGATTGTAAGTCATAGGCATTTTTCTTTGagtttcatttgcactagatttcgtaGAAAAATGTTCATCCACTCTAATATCTTGTGAAAAGCCCTTAAAAAACATCTTCGGAAAAATCTTATGTTTTTCTGAAAGATCgggaagaggggtctagagggagggggggggggtgattagacccttaacaagtaaaagttgtagtttttagtattcttcaagttaaggttgagtttaACACATGTTAAGAGGTACACAAGGCATTCTACACAAGCATAGTAagagtatgagcagcggaaaagGTAAAGCATGCAAGTGCAAGGATGTAAAGGGGATGGAGTTTGGAAAGagcaaacgcaatggagacacggaggattttggcgtggttccgataggcggtgctatcgtacgtcccctttgatggagacttcaatccacagaggataacggttgcgcgagtccacggaatgctccacccacgaagggtccacgaagaagcaaccttgtccattccatcatggcttccgtccacgaaggactagcctcactcgggtagatcttcacgaagtaggcgacctccttgcccttacaaactccttggttcaactccacatgatcttggaggctcccaagtgacatctaaccaatctacgagacaccactttccaaaaggtaatagatgttgtgttggtgatggactccttgctcttgtgcttcaaatgagtcTCCTCATTACTCAatttctctcacacagatttggctttgGTAGGAGAAGGATTAGAGTGGAAAAGCAACTTgaagaggctagaaatcaaggttcaaatggtaggaacggaatctcttggtctcaacacatgagtgggtggttctctctcagaaaatgaacggtggaagttgtgtttcgttctgatggctctcttgaaGAGTAagtggtggtggaggggtataaataggcagcaccaaaaatccaaccattacaagcTTTTGACCCAACTCGGTAGCACCGATAtgataatcttggtgagaccgactaGTGCAAAATACTTGACCATTAGGATTTTTAGTGAGACTGATTatgccaactcggtgggaccgaagtgcaaTGGCTAAGGCAAGACTTGTTTCGGTAATTCCAATCAGTTCATCTTAGTGATTCTGAAATGAAGCAACTTCATTACAGAAACTTGGCAAGGCCGTCTCGGTGGGACTGAGAaccatttcggtcagaccgaattgctagggttttggcTGTGGCAATGGAATGATCATCTCGGTGGGTCCGGAGTAGGTgatatcggtgggaccgaaatgaagATTTTAGGGTTTTGAACAGATGTGttagagaaagtggttgagggtttttggagcaataccactaagcacttgagcaacaacctcatccccttttaatagcattGGATTTCCTaagggactcaatgtgatcttggatcactaaaccaaaaatgtagagtcttggggtAGCCAATTCTTGTCCTTGACATTTTTAAAGGGGTCCACATCGTCATGTCCTTGCCATGCCGCTGTTGAACATGTCTTAAATATTCTAGATAATAGTATTAGTCCAACAATATGTATgttaacattaattaccaaaaccaccaagggcgcaaatgtgctttcaatctccccatttttgttaattgatgacaacatacatcaaagtttCAAATAAGAATATAGTAGGTAGTACATTAAAGCTTTGAaagaacatgtaacatgcataaggCCCCCCTACAAGTGTGCAATCATGCTTATGATGGAAGCTAAAGATATGTGAATGCACAGCAGGAAGGAATGagtaatgagttacatgtatcttggttaTATGCATCAAAGCAACATGATGAGAGAAATAACCTTCATTTCCATGATtctttcttgcaaacaatatgtgcaacaagcaagagatcatcatgcacatgagttagatgcatatacttaccttgaggTTCTTGAAATAGTTCTTGAAGAAATAAGCTTGAGAAACACAAGGTTAGATAATACAAGAAAATTTCAACTAAAAACAAGagtcacaagatccacaagggtaccaagactaggatgacatgtatTTGATGAGTATCACTAGGTAAGTACTTCtttagatatagacatgtccccaacatATTTAATAGGATTTGCAATAGACTTCAAGGATTTTGCTCCCCTAAACTTAAACTTTCTCTCCCCTGAATCTATCATTGGATAATGGGAGTAGGTAGGATGAGACAAAATTAGAGCAAAAACTACTCATCAAGTTGAGAAGCAAAGACTCAACTTGAAATaacaacatgtctctcccctcttaGAAACATGTAGAATCTCTCCTCTGTTAGAAATGCATCTGCCTTCCTTAGGAGGTGTCTTTTGATATGGAAGAGACTTGAAGATAAGCTTTGATGGtgcatctctctccccctttgacatcaattttcaAGAAGGGTTGGCTTCAAGGTTATGAGTCAAGTGAGTGTGGTCTTGGAGGAGCACAGCTAAGCAATATGCAGTTTGTGATGCAGATAGACggaaagaatcattgagtggagctgaaaAGAAAGAATAAATAGGTTTGGCAAGACATTCTTTTAGAGTGAAGCGGTGACTCCGATTGATTTTGATCGGTGACTCCGGGATGGAGAAATCATAGACAGAGCACATCTGTGGATCCAAATTAGTCCTTTTCGGTGGCACTGATGAACTGTGTGCATGGTTTATTTGTACTTGGTGTGACCTATGGGCTTCAGATCAGAGAGACGAGTTCAACACAGAGAGAAAATTTTGTCAACTCATCTCACTTGCAAtagagatctcacaaagattttcaGGGAATTCAaataagatttgcaatgaattgaccAGAAACTAACAAAAAGAGAAAGAacacagaaaagaaagaaatctagatggagTTTTTTTTAAAAGAAGTAAACACTCTAGCGAAAGAAAGGCAAACGAAGTGCAAATGAGgagaacactagagaacttcatctagaggggATTGGTgactaagtcacctatgttagactatattgacttaggagtcaagtgagttcACTtgccataggtcatactcatcgttaagctcaaaatggggttgccatttctcatttaagcattttaatgtattcacatcttattgagttgctttggctcatgtctttgagtaaagcttctctaacatGTAAGAACTTACATTGGGTTTGATGTGGATGTccttcatgtagttgaacttgaggTGGATGCTTGGACAGTGGAAGTTGGAGTTATCCTTTCATTTGTAGCTCATCTTCCTATATGGGTTAGATTTGCAAGGAACAACATATCTATCCATTTTGACAAGAGTGAAATATAGAGTCATATGgtgtcaaaggatatatttgagTTGTCTTGTTCCTTGAACACATCAAAGGTATAGATACTTGGTTCAATCTCCTTTGCTCTAGTTATGGATGTTGAGAGCAAGCTTTATGAAGTAGTAcatatccaagtacctacaagggttagatgcaACACAAGGGAGCAAAATGTCCAAGATATGAAAGGATCATCATAAGATAGATATCAAGGACTAGTCATCatagctctgatacgtctccaacgtatctataatttttgattgttccatgttatattatcatttttggatgttttacaattattttatatcattttttgggactaacctattgacatagtgccagtgccagttgctgttttttgcttgttttttacttcgcgggAAATCAATTtgttgggccaagaaagtacctgaggggagctctgaggggagcacaaaccaccatctcggtggcctcccgcaccacctctttgctctataaataccccaatattccagaaaccttcaacgaaaatcaattccagccaccgcaagttccagaaccaccagatccaatctagacaccatcacggaggggtccatcatcctcattggtgcctctctgatgatgcgtgagtagttcattgtagacctatgggtccgtagttagtgtctagatggcttcctctctctctcttgattctcaatacaatgttctcttggagatctatttgatgtaactctttttgtggtgtgtttgttgggatccaatgaactttgagtttatgatcagatctatgtttttatccatgaaagttatttgagtctcttgatctcttatatgcatgattacttatagcctcgtatttcttcttcgaatcttcggtttagttaggccaactagatcgatttttcttgccatgggaagaggtgctttgtgatgggttcaatcttacggtgcttgatcccagtgacagaagggcaaccgacatgtatgtattgttgctattaaggataacaagatggggtctatttctacataaatagatcttgtctagatcatgtcatcgttcttattgcattactccgtttctccatgaacttaatacactagatgcatgctggatagcgatcgatgggtggagtaatagtagtagatgcaggcatgagccggtctactaatcttggacgtgatgcctatataatgatcattgcctggatatcttcatgattatttgaagttctatcaattgcccaacagtaatttgtttacccaccgtatgctatttttctcgagagaaccactagtgaaatctagggcccccgggtctcttctttattatatttgccttcacaatctatttttatttacttttatttttagatctattaatccaaaaatacctcgctgaattttatttgcatttaccaatctatcacaatttttatcccgtctacttgccaatttctggcgccgttacacgaaagggattgacaacccctttaatacgtcaggttgcgagtatttgttatttgtgtgcaggttccattcacgtagtgttgcgtgggtctcctactggttcaattaccttggtctcatcactgagggaaagacCTAccttagttgtgctgcatcatcccttcctctttggggaaataccgacgtagttcaagccgcatcaagctCTTGCCCTTGCATGCATCCAAGTGAGTGTCTAGTTCACATTGGAAGCACCAATGATATTCAACTCACTTCTCAAGTGACAAAACATGTTTTCATCAagaggcttagtgaagatatctaccaattgtttgttggtacgaacatgcttaagatcaatgtcacctttagcaacatgatcacgAATGAAATAGTGACGAacctcaatatgcttagtttgagaatgttgcacgggattgtgtgcaatcttaatagcactctcattgtcacatagtaatgccacatgtttcacatgtatcccataatctttGAGAGTTTgtgtcatccatagtaattgagcacaacatgatcctgcGACAAATGTATTCCGCTTCGACAGTGGATAGAGATACTGAATTttatttcttggaagaccaagacacgagAGATCTACCAATGAATTGACatgtacccgaagtggattttctgtCAACCTTGTCTTCGGCATAATCCgaatcggaatagccaacaagtttGAAGAAGATCCtttgggataccaaatgccaaagtttggtgtatgtatAAGGTATCTCACAATCctcttcacggccttaagatgacactcttttggTGCCGCTTGAtagcgtgcacacatgcacacacttagcataatgacAGGATGGGACATAGATATAGGAATGAACCAATCATGgatcgataaaccttttgatcaacgggtttgccatcctttgtcaagtcaataTGTCCGGTGGTAGGCATgtgtgttttcatacctttgctttcttgcatgttgaactttttGAATAGATCATTGGTATACTtcttttgagagacaaaggtaccatcCCGAGTTTGCTTGATTTGTAGAGCAAGGAAGAATTTTAGTTCACACATCATAGACATCTCGTACTTTTCCGACATcaaccttccaaacttttcactaaagagagggttagtaggagccaaagataatatcatcaacataaatttggcacacaaataattcaccattcacTCTCTTAGTAAACAAGGTTGAATCAgtcttaccaatttcaaagcctgttTCTATAAGAAATTTTGTCAAGCATTTGTACCAAGATCTtggggcttgtttaagaccatagagagctttgtgaagtttgtaaacatgatttggtttcttttgATTAACAATGCCAGGAGGTTTTTTTACATAAAATTCTTCCTCAATTTCACTATTTAGAAAAGCAGTTTTaatatccatttgatatagaatgaTATCATGGTGACTTGCATAAGCAAGTcaaatgtgaatggactcaagtctagcaacagggccATAGGTCTCACCGTAGTTCATAACTTTGACTTGAGTGTAGCTTGGGAAACGAGACAAGCCTTGTTGCGTATGACTTGTCCATCCTCATCTTACTTGTTCCGGAACACCCATTTGGTCCGGATGACATTTTGTTCATCCTTGGGattttcaaccaatgtccacacttgattcctcTCGAAGTTGTGTAGTTCTTCGTGCATAGCATTCACCCAATCGGGGTCTTCGAGGGCTTCATCAACCTTCATATACTCGTACTAGAGATGAATGGGTAAtgctcacaaaagttagccaaacgagatttagagcgagtaattctcccggagTTGATGTCGCCAagaatttgttcgacgggatgatgcTTGTCAATTCTTTATGATGTGTTTCTCCCTGCCCATGTGTGTCCTCAAGGAGATAGACAAGCGTAGGAGGATTTTTTTTCCTGGTCTAACGATGACTCCTTATCTAGGGGTAAGTGTCTGGTCGCGTGGGACCGAGTCTGTATGCCCAAACTTGCTGGTGGTCTTGGGGTCAAAAACTTGCGAGCACAAAACTTTTGCCTTATGTTGAATTTTGCATTCAAATTCTTGCATTCCCCTCTTTTTCCTCGGAAGGATTGGCTCCTCAGCCATTCTCCAATGCATATAGGGCCATGCAAAAATACCGCCTTCCTTGGTCATGCTATTTTCAGACACCTTAATTCTCTTCGTGAGATATCGTGTGTGACCATTGGggacggtgagggagtcctggattagggggtctccggacagccgtactatatccattggccggactgttagactatgaagatacaagattgaagacttcgtctcatgcccggatgggactctacttggcgtggaaggcaagctaggcaatacggacatgtgtatctcctcctttgtaatcgaccttgtgtaaccctaaccctctccggtgtctatataaaccagagggttttagttcgtaggacaacatacaatcataccataggctagcttctagggtttagcctctctgattcgtggtagatctactcttgtactacccatatcatcgatatta
This window harbors:
- the LOC119354300 gene encoding protein LHCP TRANSLOCATION DEFECT-like; protein product: MASIPCTIQLATKAASSSSGWRSPRAVGGVLRTPQLGGGAAWLRPSLLSKVAPARESGRVRFFKFGNKDAEGAGIYGSQARDDFDRDDVEQYFNYMGMLAVEGTYDKMEALLNQSIHPVDILLILAASEGDLPKIEELLKAGAKYDVKDADGRTALDRASGEVREFITGFAVAKKA